One segment of Takifugu rubripes chromosome 5, fTakRub1.2, whole genome shotgun sequence DNA contains the following:
- the LOC101073588 gene encoding transportin-2, translated as MEWQPDEQGLMQVLQLLKDSQSPNTVTQRAVQQKLEQLNQFPDFNNYLIFVLTRLKSEDEPTRSLSGLILKNNVKAHYQNFPSGVSDFIKHECLNNIGDASLLIRATIGILITTIASKGELQTWPELLPQLCSLLDSEDYNTCEGSFGALQKICEDSSELLDSDALNQPLNIMIPKFLQFFKHRSPKIRSHAIACVNQFIICRAQALMDNIDTFIESLFALAADEDSEVRKNVCRALVMLLEVRIDRLIPHMHSIIQYMLQRTQDPDENVALEACEFWLTLAEQPICKEMLSGHLVQLVPILVNGMKYSEIDIILLKGDVEEDEAVPDSDQDIKPRFHKSRTVTLQHEGGGDEEDEDIDDDDDDDDDTLSDWNLRKCSAAALDVLANVFRDDLLPHLLPVLKDLLFHPDWVVKESGILVLGAIAEGCMQGMVPYLPELIPHLIQCLCDKKALVRSIACWTLSRYAHWVVSQPPDSYLKPLMTELLKRILDSNKRVQEAACSAFATLEEEACTELVPYLSFILDTLVFAFGKYQHKNLLILYDAIGTLADSVGHHLNQLDYIQKLMPPLIAKWNELKDEDKDLFPLLECLSSVATALQSGFLPYCEPVYQRCVTLVQKTLAQAMMYNQHPDQYEAPDKDFMIVALDLLSGLAEGLGGHVEQLVARSNIMTLLFQCMQDTMPEVRQSSFALLGDLTKACFPHVKPCISEFMPILGLNLNPEFISVCNNATWAIGEISMQMGAEMQPYVGLVLPHLVEIINRPSTPKTLLENTAITIGRLGYVCPQEVAPQLQQFIRPWCSSLRNIRDNEEKDSAFRGICVMIGVNPAGVVQDFIFFCDAVASWVNPKDDLRDMFYKILHGFKDQVGEENWQQFSEQFPPLLKERLSACYGV; from the exons ATGGAGTGGCAGCCCGATGAGCAGGGACTTATgcaggtcctccagctccttaaaGACTCGCAGTCGCCCaacacagtcacacagagaGCTGTCCAACAA AAACTTGAACAACTCAATCAGTTCCCCGACTTCAACAATTATCTTATCTTTGTCCTCACGCGCCTTAAATCTGAAG ATGAGCCAACTCGCTCTTTGAGTGGCCTGATATTGAAGAATAACGTCAAGGCCCACTACCAAAACTTTCCATCCGGGGTTTCCGATTTTATCAAACATGAATGCCTCAATAACATTGGGGATGCCTCGCTGCTCATTCGTGCCACCATTG gtATATTGATCACTACGATTGCCTCAAAGGGGGAGCTTCAAACATGGCCTGAGCTGTTGCCCCAGCTCTGTAGCTTGCTTGACTCGGAGGACTACAACACTTGTGAG GGCTCGTTTGGAGCACTGCAGAAGATCTGCGAGGACTCGTCGGAGCTGCTGGACAGTGATGCTCTGAACCAACCACTCAACATTATGATTCCTAAATTTCTTCAGTTCTTCAAGCACCGTAGCCCAAAGATTAG GTCCCATGCCATAGCCTGCGTGAACCAGTTCATCATTTGCAGAGCCCAGGCTCTAATGGACAACATTGACACTTTTATAGAG AGTCTGTTTGCACTGGCGGCAGATGAAGACTCTGAAGTTCGTAAGAATGTGTGCAGAGCTCTGGTCATGTTACTGGAGGTCCGCATCGACCGTCTCATTCCCCATATGCACAGCATCATCCAG taCATgctgcagagaactcaggacCCAGATGAGAATGTGGCCTTGGAGGCCTGTGAGTTTTGGTTGACATTGGCAGAGCAGCCCATCTGTAAAGAAATGCTGTCAGGTCATCTGGTGCA ACTTGTACCTATTTTGGTAAATGGGATGAAATATTCAGAAATAGATATCATACTACTAAAG GGTGATGTAGAAGAGGATGAAGCAGTTCCAGACAGCGATCAGGACATCAAACCTCGTTTCCACAAGTCACGCACCGTCACCTTACAGCACGAAGGGGGaggggatgaggaggacgaggacatagacgacgacgatgacgacgacgatgacACATTGTCCGACTGGAACCTGC GGAAGTGTTCGGCTGCAGCTCTGGACGTTTTGGCCAATGTGTTCCGAGATGACCTCTTGCCCCACCTCCTTCCAGTCTTGAAGGACCTGCTCTTCCACCCCGACTGGGTAGTTAAAGAGTCTGGTATTCTTGTGCTGGGAGCTATAGCTGAAG GCTGCATGCAGGGAATGGTTCCTTACCTCCCAGAGCTGATTCCCCACCTCATCCAGTGTCTATGTGACAAAAAAGCCCTGGTCCGTTCAATTGCCTGCTGGACCCTAAGTCGCTATGCACATTGGGTGGTTTCCCAGCCCCCTGACTCCTACCTCAAACCATTAATGACAGAGCTTCTCAAAAGGATCCTGGATAGCAACAAGAGGGTGCAGGAAGCTGCCTGCAG TGCATTTGCGACCTTGGAGGAAGAGGCATGCACAGAGCTGGTTCCCTACCTGAGTTTTATTCTCGATACACTCGTGTTTGCTTTTGGAAAATACCAACACAAGAATCTCCTTATCCTTTATGATGCAATAGGAACCCTAGCAGACTCAGTGGGTCATCATCTCAATCAGCTT GACTATATTCAGAAGTTAATGCCCCCTTTAATTGCGAAGTGGAATGAGCTGAAGGATGAAGATAAGGATCTCTTTCCACTGCTAGAG TGTCTTTCTTCAGTAGCTACAGCTCTACAGAGTGGCTTCCTGCCTTACTGTGAGCCTGTCTATCAGCGCTGTGTCACGCTTGTCCAGAAGACGCTTGCTCAGGCGATG ATGTACAATCAGCATCCAGACCAGTACGAGGCTCCTGACAAAGACTTCATGATCGTTGCTTTGGATCTTCTGAGTGGTCTGGCCGAGGGTTTGGGGGGACATGTGGAGCAGTTAGTTGCCCGTTCTAACATCATGACCCTGCTTTTCCAGTGCATGCAG GACACTATGCCTGAGGTGAGGCAAAGCTCCTTTGCGTTGCTGGGTGATCTGACCAAGGCGTGCTTCCCTCATGTTAAACCCTGCATAT CTGAGTTCATGCCCATCCTGGGACTCAACCTGAACCCTGAgtttatttctgtgtgtaaCAATGCCACCTGGGCCATCGGTGAGATTTCCATGCAGATGG GGGCAGAAATGCAACCATATGTGGGTTTAGTGCTGCCACATCTGGTGGAGATCATCAATAGACCCAGCACGCCCAAAACCTTGCTAGAAAACACAG CCATCACGATTGGCAGACTGGGCTACGTCTGCCCGCAGGAAGTTGCACCACAGTTGCAGCAGTTCATCAGACCCTG GTGCTCGTCACTGAGGAACATAAGAGATAATGAAGAGAAGGACTCTGCCTTTCGTGGAATCTGTGTAATGATTGGTGTTAACCCTGCAGGGGTGGTGCAG gactttatttttttctgtgatgCCGTGGCGTCATGGGTCAACCCCAAGGATGACTTGAGAGACATGTTTTATAAG ATCTTGCATGGTTTCAAGGaccaggtgggggaggagaacTGGCAGCAGTTCTCTGAACAATTCCCCCCTCTGTTGAAGGAACGACTGTCGGCCTGTTACGGCGTGTAA